The Collimonas sp. PA-H2 genome contains a region encoding:
- the cpaB gene encoding Flp pilus assembly protein CpaB, producing MNNLTKIVAAILVVAALGLAFVAWWLGSRPPPTIAAAPAVAAKSSKQYEVIVAARGLEAGKAITTNDISLVSLPINPAGAYDQASSVVGKVPLIDIGIGTPITESGLASGLSIKLADGERAVAIPVDEIVGAGNRVQAGDYVDVFFSLKQAQDIASTQSRLLLSRVHVLSYGAAVIGTATGGGSAGAAPAQQAPQAAQAAPAQQQTQQAAHTAVLATPVADVNRLLLANQNGKLTLALRNPSDETISDVALFPQPPAVLAGKRDLTRDQQEALKQPDNLAFAGMEMNGLAGDAKSPSRKPPANNVAAARQPGGEPARGAGTVEVIRGTQRESVAF from the coding sequence ATGAATAACCTGACAAAAATTGTTGCAGCGATATTGGTTGTGGCGGCGCTCGGGCTGGCGTTTGTGGCGTGGTGGCTGGGCAGCCGGCCGCCGCCGACGATTGCCGCTGCGCCGGCGGTAGCCGCCAAGTCATCGAAACAGTACGAGGTGATAGTCGCCGCGCGCGGACTGGAAGCCGGCAAGGCAATTACCACTAACGACATCAGCCTGGTGAGCTTGCCGATTAATCCGGCCGGTGCATACGACCAGGCCAGTTCAGTTGTCGGCAAGGTGCCGCTGATCGACATCGGAATCGGCACGCCCATCACGGAGAGCGGCCTGGCGAGCGGCCTGTCTATAAAACTGGCGGATGGCGAGCGGGCGGTGGCGATTCCTGTAGATGAAATCGTCGGGGCTGGAAACCGGGTTCAGGCAGGCGACTACGTAGATGTTTTTTTTAGCCTCAAGCAGGCGCAAGACATAGCTTCGACGCAGTCGCGCCTGTTGCTGTCACGTGTGCATGTACTGTCTTACGGCGCCGCCGTGATTGGCACAGCTACAGGCGGCGGCAGCGCGGGAGCGGCGCCGGCCCAGCAGGCGCCTCAGGCAGCACAGGCTGCGCCCGCCCAGCAGCAGACGCAGCAAGCTGCGCATACCGCGGTGCTGGCGACCCCGGTTGCGGATGTCAACCGGCTGTTGCTGGCGAACCAGAATGGCAAGCTGACACTGGCCTTGCGCAATCCCAGCGATGAAACAATTTCCGATGTGGCCTTGTTCCCGCAACCTCCTGCCGTGCTGGCGGGGAAAAGAGACCTGACGCGCGATCAGCAGGAAGCGCTGAAGCAGCCTGACAATCTGGCTTTTGCCGGGATGGAGATGAACGGATTGGCCGGCGATGCGAAATCGCCAAGCCGCAAGCCACCGGCAAATAATGTCGCGGCGGCCAGGCAGCCGGGTGGAGAGCCAGCGCGCGGCGCCGGCACAGTTGAGGTGATCCGCGGCACCCAGCGGGAATCGGTGGCTTTCTGA
- a CDS encoding type II and III secretion system protein family protein, with protein MKIHDLLLSLFLSATAVPVMAMSAATDISLGMHEQQSLPLAGTLERIAVADPEVADVMMVRGSGGRNGSVILIGKRAGSTTVTAWAKGLPPKTWRVLVQGDLQAALAGQPGADVQVRGAAGVISGQAPSLLAHANSSAVAADAAGKGKVLDISTIDSGNVVQIDVKIVEFSKTVLKEIGFDFGLLVNRGNFSFNLSSNLAKNGGLSTASSAFSLLTSFSRGSYSLTNNLRLIEGNGMARVLAEPSLTALSGQSASFLAGGELPIPQSGGLGTTTIVYKPFGIGLTVSPTILEKGRIALKVAPEASDVDYSKAVTADGISVPAITTRRADTTVELGDGESFIIGGLVSRTTQSNVNKIPLLGDLPIIGSFFRNMSYSQADKELVIIVTPHVVQPIAKNVPLPLPGENERRNTAGTAWGSYLLGGASRDELPGFSK; from the coding sequence ATGAAAATTCACGACTTACTGCTATCGTTGTTCCTGAGTGCGACTGCCGTGCCGGTCATGGCGATGAGCGCTGCTACGGATATTTCGCTGGGCATGCATGAACAGCAAAGCCTGCCGCTTGCCGGCACGCTGGAGCGCATCGCCGTTGCCGATCCAGAAGTGGCTGACGTGATGATGGTGCGAGGTTCCGGCGGCAGGAACGGCAGCGTGATCCTGATAGGAAAAAGAGCAGGCAGCACTACTGTGACTGCGTGGGCCAAAGGATTGCCCCCCAAGACCTGGAGAGTGCTGGTGCAGGGCGACCTGCAGGCAGCGCTGGCAGGCCAGCCCGGCGCCGATGTCCAGGTGCGAGGTGCTGCGGGCGTAATCAGTGGCCAGGCGCCGTCGTTGCTGGCGCATGCCAATAGCAGCGCTGTCGCTGCAGATGCTGCAGGAAAAGGCAAGGTGTTGGATATTTCCACCATCGACAGCGGCAATGTGGTGCAGATCGATGTCAAGATTGTCGAATTCAGCAAGACTGTATTGAAGGAAATCGGTTTTGACTTCGGGCTCCTGGTTAATCGCGGAAATTTCAGTTTCAACCTGAGCAGCAATCTCGCCAAAAACGGCGGATTGTCGACGGCATCGTCGGCATTCAGCCTGCTCACCTCGTTTAGCCGCGGCAGCTATAGTCTGACCAACAATCTGCGCCTGATCGAAGGCAACGGCATGGCGCGCGTGCTGGCCGAGCCATCGTTGACTGCACTGTCCGGCCAGAGCGCGAGTTTCCTGGCGGGTGGGGAATTGCCGATTCCACAGTCCGGGGGGCTCGGCACCACCACCATTGTCTACAAGCCTTTCGGCATCGGCCTGACCGTGTCTCCGACCATACTGGAAAAGGGCAGGATCGCCTTGAAAGTCGCACCGGAAGCCAGCGACGTCGATTACAGCAAGGCAGTCACGGCCGACGGCATATCGGTGCCTGCCATTACCACGCGACGCGCAGATACTACTGTCGAGCTGGGCGATGGCGAAAGTTTCATTATTGGCGGCCTGGTGTCGCGCACCACTCAGTCCAACGTCAACAAGATACCGCTGCTGGGAGACTTGCCGATTATCGGCAGTTTCTTTCGCAACATGAGCTACTCCCAGGCCGACAAGGAGCTGGTGATCATCGTCACGCCGCACGTGGTTCAGCCTATTGCAAAAAATGTACCGCTGCCGTTGCCGGGCGAAAACGAACGCCGCAATACGGCCGGGACCGCATGGGGAAGCTATTTACTAGGGGGAGCGAGCCGAGACGAGTTGCCGGGGTTTTCGAAATAG
- a CDS encoding MinD/ParA family protein, giving the protein MMNARNKALNELTSLSRFVFCSRNSAQAEWLSGALGKWGTLLQEKADVAELLSRIAELNPLLVLLDFSGVEHVHEHAGVLSLDSLGGIAHAIELARALNKTLPALPLVAVGSMAFPEGTVAALRAGVSDFIDVSASEDEAREVVQRVLAKAAARNPAPVKRGQLVTLLGVRSGIGTSTLAAHLADMIQQRNGIHGGKRAAADSRVALLDLGLPAGDGKLYLSANGNFDFAEAVRNLRRFDETLVHTALPRSPGGVTVISLPHSLSEMRTVSHHDALALLDRLRLYFDVLIADLGGFTNHEFIANLTGAADQVWLVTDQSVGALVSLAGTLQELNGRHPDDGKRHLVVNRYDDRFGMGASQIAERFKLPLLATLPERTLKLTASANRGKLLHEVAPHDSYVRAVDGLIDGLLNHAETVPHKLGVGRWLPKILLRK; this is encoded by the coding sequence ATGATGAACGCTCGTAACAAAGCATTGAATGAACTGACGTCGCTGAGCCGTTTTGTCTTCTGCTCGCGCAACAGCGCGCAGGCGGAATGGTTAAGTGGAGCCCTTGGGAAATGGGGCACCTTGCTGCAGGAAAAGGCCGATGTGGCTGAGTTGTTGTCGCGTATAGCCGAGCTCAATCCTTTGCTGGTCCTGCTGGATTTTTCCGGCGTTGAGCATGTGCACGAACATGCCGGAGTGCTTTCGCTCGATTCGCTGGGCGGCATTGCGCACGCGATTGAACTGGCGCGGGCGTTGAACAAGACACTTCCGGCCTTGCCGCTGGTTGCTGTCGGTTCCATGGCTTTTCCTGAAGGTACGGTGGCGGCATTGCGCGCCGGCGTCAGCGATTTCATTGACGTCAGCGCTTCCGAGGACGAAGCCCGGGAAGTGGTGCAGCGCGTGCTGGCAAAGGCGGCAGCTCGCAATCCGGCGCCGGTCAAGCGCGGCCAGCTGGTGACTTTGCTCGGCGTTCGATCCGGTATAGGCACCAGCACCTTGGCGGCGCACCTGGCGGACATGATCCAGCAACGCAATGGCATTCATGGCGGTAAGCGGGCCGCCGCCGATAGCCGGGTGGCGCTGCTTGATCTCGGCTTGCCTGCCGGCGACGGCAAGCTGTACCTGAGCGCCAACGGTAATTTCGATTTTGCCGAAGCCGTACGCAATCTGCGGCGCTTTGACGAGACGCTGGTGCATACCGCACTGCCGCGCAGTCCCGGCGGCGTTACCGTGATTTCACTACCGCATAGCCTGAGTGAGATGCGCACCGTATCGCATCACGATGCGTTGGCCTTGCTGGATCGCCTGCGCCTGTATTTCGATGTGCTGATCGCCGACCTGGGCGGTTTCACCAACCACGAATTCATCGCCAACCTGACCGGCGCCGCCGATCAGGTCTGGCTGGTGACCGATCAGAGCGTCGGCGCGCTGGTGTCGCTGGCCGGCACCTTGCAAGAGTTGAATGGCCGCCATCCCGATGACGGCAAGCGGCATCTGGTGGTGAACCGCTACGACGACCGCTTCGGCATGGGCGCCAGCCAGATTGCGGAACGCTTCAAGCTGCCCTTGCTAGCCACTTTACCGGAGCGCACGCTGAAGCTGACCGCCAGCGCCAATCGCGGCAAGCTGTTGCATGAAGTCGCCCCTCACGATTCTTATGTGCGCGCGGTTGACGGCTTGATAGACGGCCTGCTTAACCATGCCGAGACCGTGCCGCACAAGCTGGGAGTCGGGCGCTGGCTGCCGAAAATCCTTTTGCGGAAATAG
- a CDS encoding CpaF family protein, with product MSNQIEFADDDQTFSNTQEFQDIKTAAYDHLLTRIEELGAEFGRWSRSAIQQFVNLDVDGFVRLQRIPLNESEVRQIADALTKELAGLGPLEDLLADMTVEDILINGYNDVFVSRHGILQRETLRFTDNAHLLRIVRRILAPLGRRLDESNPMVDARLPDGGRLNVVIEPLSVDGPMVSIRKFRKEPLKPTDLLNLGTMNDEIYTLLDNAVKARCNILVSGGTSSGKTSLLNALAFFIPEKERVVTVEDTAELSLNHPHVVRLESRLGGFEGAGAVSIRDLIRNSLRMRPDRIIVGEVRGAEVLEMLQAMNTGHDGSMGTIHANTPRECLYRIEMLAGFAGFQGSESSLRRQIAGALDFIVQIGRLSNGRRRIVSITEVTGMGDNIITLQELYRHESFIGPDGEEADRWVSLGIFPHAPKLQRQRQLGQQSSGSPNTGGPGNSSGGPTGRR from the coding sequence GTGAGTAACCAGATTGAATTTGCGGACGACGACCAGACCTTCTCGAATACCCAGGAATTCCAGGATATCAAGACGGCGGCTTACGATCATCTGCTGACGCGGATCGAGGAACTGGGAGCGGAGTTCGGCCGCTGGTCGCGCAGCGCGATCCAGCAATTCGTCAATCTGGATGTCGACGGCTTCGTGCGCCTGCAGCGCATCCCTCTGAATGAATCGGAAGTGCGGCAGATCGCCGATGCCCTGACCAAGGAATTGGCGGGATTGGGGCCACTGGAAGACTTGCTGGCGGATATGACGGTCGAAGATATCCTGATCAACGGCTACAACGACGTGTTTGTATCGCGCCACGGCATCTTGCAGCGCGAAACCTTGCGTTTTACCGATAATGCGCACTTGCTGCGCATCGTCAGGCGGATCCTGGCGCCGCTGGGTCGCCGCCTGGATGAATCGAATCCGATGGTTGATGCGCGCCTGCCGGACGGCGGTCGCCTGAACGTGGTGATCGAACCACTGTCGGTGGACGGTCCGATGGTGTCGATCCGCAAATTCCGCAAGGAGCCGCTGAAGCCTACCGATCTGCTCAATCTCGGCACCATGAATGACGAGATCTATACGCTGCTGGATAACGCCGTCAAGGCCCGCTGCAATATCCTGGTGTCGGGCGGTACCAGCTCAGGAAAAACCTCTCTGCTTAACGCACTGGCTTTTTTTATTCCGGAAAAAGAACGTGTCGTGACGGTCGAGGATACCGCCGAACTGTCGCTCAACCATCCGCATGTGGTGCGACTGGAGTCGCGTCTTGGCGGTTTTGAAGGCGCCGGAGCGGTCAGCATCCGCGATTTGATCCGCAACAGCCTGCGCATGCGTCCTGACAGGATCATCGTGGGCGAAGTGCGCGGCGCCGAAGTGCTGGAAATGCTGCAGGCGATGAATACCGGCCACGACGGTTCGATGGGCACGATTCACGCCAACACGCCACGCGAGTGCCTGTACCGGATTGAGATGTTGGCCGGCTTTGCCGGCTTTCAAGGGAGCGAAAGCAGCCTCAGGCGGCAGATTGCCGGCGCGCTTGATTTCATCGTGCAAATCGGCCGGCTCTCCAACGGCCGCCGCCGCATCGTCTCGATTACCGAAGTGACCGGCATGGGCGACAACATCATCACCCTGCAAGAACTGTATCGGCACGAGAGCTTTATCGGTCCGGATGGCGAAGAAGCCGATCGCTGGGTATCGCTGGGAATCTTCCCGCACGCGCCCAAGCTGCAGCGGCAACGCCAGCTCGGGCAGCAAAGTAGCGGTAGTCCGAATACCGGCGGCCCCGGCAATAGCAGCGGCGGCCCTACAGGGAGGCGCTAG
- a CDS encoding type II secretion system F family protein: MHIVLWLLAAALLLTGSGLWLWQRAQQRSQQDVSAAFVNRQILGMQQVQQPEHKQDEAAPQLQLPIEAMRNFFLRAGIQHPSGKLYIQLVVPGIALTVLALILGGWMSALGTLLLYAMLVVFYFWLKTSKLQRVMLRQLPGFLDTLVRLVTIGNSIGAAFQTGILSTEGPLRVILDRANRQVQAGVELEHALRQQAAIYRFKELDLVGAVIGVSARFGGRSDQVLERMAAFMRDLEHAQNELVSLSAEIRLSAWIMGILPIAIGIFLIIFNNNMFVGMWSDPVGKKMLIGAVMLEIGGGYSLYRLAKTV, from the coding sequence ATGCATATCGTGCTCTGGCTGCTTGCTGCCGCCCTGCTGCTGACTGGCAGCGGGCTATGGCTGTGGCAGCGTGCGCAGCAACGCAGCCAGCAGGATGTCAGCGCCGCGTTCGTGAATCGGCAGATTCTGGGCATGCAGCAGGTCCAGCAGCCGGAGCACAAGCAAGACGAAGCCGCGCCGCAGCTGCAGCTGCCGATAGAAGCCATGCGCAATTTCTTCCTGCGCGCGGGAATCCAGCACCCCAGCGGCAAACTCTACATCCAGTTAGTCGTGCCTGGCATCGCTCTGACCGTGCTGGCGTTGATATTGGGCGGCTGGATGTCGGCGCTGGGGACGCTGCTGCTGTACGCCATGCTGGTGGTTTTCTATTTTTGGCTGAAGACCTCGAAGCTGCAACGCGTCATGCTGCGGCAGTTACCGGGATTTCTGGATACCCTGGTGCGCCTGGTCACGATAGGCAACAGTATTGGCGCCGCTTTTCAAACCGGCATACTCAGCACGGAAGGACCGTTGCGGGTAATCCTGGATCGAGCCAATCGGCAGGTGCAAGCCGGCGTCGAGCTGGAACACGCGTTGCGTCAGCAGGCGGCGATTTATCGCTTCAAGGAGCTGGACCTGGTGGGAGCGGTAATCGGTGTTTCTGCGCGCTTTGGCGGCCGCTCCGATCAGGTTCTGGAGCGCATGGCCGCTTTCATGCGAGACCTGGAGCATGCACAGAACGAGTTGGTTTCGTTGTCTGCCGAAATTCGCCTGTCGGCATGGATCATGGGGATCTTGCCAATAGCGATCGGCATTTTTCTGATTATTTTCAATAACAATATGTTTGTGGGCATGTGGAGCGATCCTGTTGGAAAAAAAATGCTGATCGGTGCGGTCATGCTTGAAATAGGCGGCGGCTATAGCTTGTATCGGCTGGCTAAAACGGTGTAG
- a CDS encoding type II secretion system F family protein: protein MNTTQHMLIILAVILLASALLLVGVALLARAWRLQRNQDTVDEKIASHERPAAASNVRAAPPTWRDRLVAVSANWLDTPIGRQLVAEEDRHLLDQCNVNDVRGKSLFFAARVALAISLPLLGVLLFDRGGMLRLSGILFCGIALGYMLPKWVMQRTARKRQLQAAEELPLLIDLLRLLQGVGLSVDQSLHVIENEFRSVLQVLGEELAIAGRQYSTGRSREQSMKRFSTVFDNEDLHAVSRLLVQVEHHGGAVQEPLKQFSERIREQRKLDMREKIGKLTVKMTGVMVLTLLPGLLVITGGVGFLAVIRALSRMGAGT from the coding sequence GTGAATACCACTCAACACATGTTGATTATCCTGGCGGTTATATTGCTCGCGTCCGCCTTGCTGCTGGTTGGCGTAGCGCTGCTGGCGAGGGCGTGGCGCTTGCAACGGAACCAGGATACGGTCGATGAGAAAATTGCGTCGCATGAGCGGCCGGCTGCTGCATCAAATGTCCGAGCCGCGCCGCCGACCTGGCGCGACCGCCTGGTTGCGGTCAGCGCCAACTGGCTGGACACGCCGATAGGGCGGCAACTGGTGGCTGAGGAAGACCGCCATTTGCTGGATCAGTGCAATGTCAATGATGTCCGCGGGAAGTCCCTGTTTTTTGCGGCGCGCGTGGCGCTGGCGATCAGTTTGCCCTTGCTCGGCGTACTGCTTTTCGACCGGGGAGGAATGCTGCGGCTGTCGGGGATACTGTTTTGTGGCATCGCCTTGGGCTATATGCTGCCTAAATGGGTGATGCAGAGGACGGCTCGCAAGCGCCAACTCCAGGCCGCTGAGGAACTGCCGTTGCTGATCGATTTGCTGCGTTTGCTGCAAGGTGTCGGCTTGTCGGTCGATCAGAGTCTGCATGTGATTGAAAACGAATTCAGAAGCGTCTTGCAGGTGCTGGGCGAAGAGCTGGCCATAGCCGGCCGCCAATACAGCACCGGACGCAGCCGGGAGCAATCGATGAAGCGATTTTCCACGGTGTTCGATAACGAGGATTTGCATGCCGTTTCACGCCTGCTGGTGCAGGTCGAACATCACGGCGGCGCGGTGCAGGAACCGCTCAAGCAGTTCAGCGAACGGATTCGCGAGCAGCGAAAATTGGACATGCGGGAAAAGATAGGGAAATTGACGGTGAAGATGACAGGGGTGATGGTGCTGACTTTGCTGCCTGGCCTGCTGGTGATTACCGGCGGCGTGGGTTTCCTGGCGGTGATTCGCGCCTTGTCAAGAATGGGAGCTGGGACATGA